The Nostoc sp. 'Peltigera membranacea cyanobiont' N6 genome contains the following window.
GCGGATGGTTCTTCTGGGATGTCTGCTAATATCTCTGCAATGGTTTGACCGCTAATGGTAAGACTATCACCATCTAATAAGCCATGCACGAGTAGCATCTTCATGACTTGGGGAATGCCACCAGCTTTATGCAAATCTGTAGCGACATATTTACCACTTGGTTTTAAATCGCATAAAACAGGAACGCGGGCGCGGATAGTTTCAAAGTCATCTAGGGTTAACTCTACATCAGCAGCACGAGCGATCGCTAAGAAATGCAATACTGCATTCGTGGAACCACCCACCGCCATAATTACAGAAATAGCATTCTCTATAGATTTGCGGGTGATAATTTGGCGCGGTAAGATTTGTTTGCGAATGGCTTCGACTAACACAAACGCCGATTTTTCCGCGCTGTCGGCTTTTTCGGCATCTTCGGCTGCCATTGTGGAAGAATAGGGTAAACTCATTCCCATTGCTTCAAATGCTGAAGACATGGTGTTAGCTGTGAACATTCCCCCACAGGAACCAGCGCCAGGACAAGCGCGACTTTCGACTTCTAATAATTCCTTATCGTCAATTTTTCCAGCACTGTGTTGGCCAACGGCTTCAAACGAACTAACAACAGTTAAGTCACGCCCGTTGTAGTGTCCGGGTTTAATTGTGCCACCGTAAACGAATATTGCAGGGATATTCATGCGGGCCATTGCAATCATTGCCCCTGGCATATTTTTATCACAACCGCCAATGGCTAGTACTCCATCCATGCTTTGTCCGGTACAGGCGGTTTCAATGGAATCGGCTATAACTTCGCGCGACACTAGGGAATATTTCATCCCTTCGGTTCCCATTGAAATCCCATCGCTAATGGTAATCGTGCCAAAGATTTGTGGCATCGCTCCGGCAGATTTAATCCCTGCTTCTGCTATGAGTGCTAGTTTATTTATCCCCATATTGCAGGGCGTGATGGTGCTGTAACCGTTGGCTATACCGACAATGGCTTTGTTGAAATCTTCATCTTTAAAACCAACTGCCCGCAGCATAGCTCGATTTGGCGATCGCTGCACCCCTTGCGTCACAACTTGGCTTCTCAAATTCTCCGACATAGTTACATCATCCTCTGACTTGCGTGTATGAGTATGATAGGTAGCAATTTTTGATATGTCCAATATATATTTATGAATATTTGAGACTTATAAAATATCAAAACTATGGAACTGCGACACCTGCGCTACTTCATTGCTGTAGCTGAGGAACTGCACTTTAGTAAAGCCGCAGAGCGACTTCACATCGCTCAACCGCCCTTAAGCCAGCAAATTCAGCAGCTAGAAGCAGAACTAGGAGTAGAACTTTTTCAACGCAAAACTAAACGACAGGTGCAGCTAACGGAAGCCGGACAAGTATTTTTGCAAGAAGCTTATCAATTGTTCGCTCAACTATCGAAGGCAATCGATCTGACTCAACGGACAGGTAGGGGTGAGAAAGGACAACTCCGAGTAGGTTTCACCAGCTTGGTAACTTACGATTTGCTACCTGTGATTTTGCGGCGGTTTCGAGAACAGTTTCCAGAGGTAGAGTTAGTATTACAAGAATTGACGACAACTCAGCAAGAACAAGCGCTATTCAATCGCCGCATCCATGTAGGTTTTGCCCATCCACCTTTAGAAGACAACACTTTTAATCAAGAATGTATTCAGCAAGAAGGACTAATTGTGGCTTTCCTAGAAACTCATTTATTAGCTAGACAAGAAAATATTTCAGTGCGATCGCTCTTGAACGAAAATTTTATTATGTTCCCCCGCTATTTGGGCCCCGGACTTTACGATCAAATCTTGAGTCTTTGCCAGCAAGGAAATTTTAGCCCAAAAGTGACTCAAGAAGCAATCCAAATGCAGACAATTATCGGGCTAGTGTCAGCAGGAATGGGGATTGCGATCGTACCGTCTTCTTTGCAAAATCTTCAAAGGGCTGGTGTAGTTTATCGCACTTTAGAAGAAAAAACACCATTAGTCGAAACGGCTGTAGTGTGGCGACAAGAAGATATGACACCTGTTTTACGGGAGTTTCTACAAATTGTGAGAAGTGTCTGTGGTTAATTAATCAGTTAAAAAGGCGATCGCCCAACGCTTAGGCGCGATTTGAGTTGCAAGCAACTGTTTTATAGAAGCATTGCGATCGTGTTTAATAATTAAGGGAACTCCAAAAAATAAATTATTCAATTTGTCTACTCAACTAGACTTCTTTCTTCCTTGTCTCCCTTGTCTTCCTTATCCCCCTTGTCCCTCTTGTCCCTCTGCGACGGAATATTTTTTTACTTGGAAATCCCTAACGCTTGGATTCCTTGCAGTTTCCATCAGCACAGTATCCCGATTCATAAGTACTAGAACGCTTACCAAATATGGTGTAACGATTATCGCGGATTTGTTCGTAAAAGCGATCGCCTGCCCATTTCATCCCCGGTAAGGCTCGATAAGCATCTACAAATATACTTCCTACTGGCAATAACCGCCCAATTTCTTCTGCGGCGTTACTGCCTTGCCAACGTCTTTGAGGTTCATTGCCATCAATTAAAATTACTCCCTGTTCGCAATCTTGGGCTGTAATTCCCCACTGTAAAAGTGTCTGTTCATCTTGCATGGGAGCGTAGCGAAATAACTTTCCCTTGTCTAAGGTTTCTAGCAATTGCACTAAAGTAACGCAGAGATTACAATTTCCGTCGTAGATTACGTAGTAGTTCATGGAAATAACAGCTTTTTGGCAATTGACTTGTCGGATCTGTCTAAACACAACTTTGGTATTCTAGCTTAGAAAACCGTAGCGATCGCTCTTGCCTCACTAAAGTAATACGATTCACTTCATATACTTAAGATTTTTGAAAGTATCTGTAGGGTGCGTTAGACGGAACGTCGTAACGCACCCTACGTGGCATAAAGTTGTAAAGCAGAAAATATTGATTTATCTCAATTTTCTCTAAAATCTATTGCAACATTTTACCCTTGCCGCGCCACTACACATATTTCAAAAATCAAATACTAGTCCTAATTCGGAAGTGTTAAATTTTCTAACTACCTTCTCGTGCTAAATTATTAAAGCTTGGAGTTGGGAAACTCCGGTGAAATTCCGGGACTGTGCCGCAGCTGTAATGGGATAGCCCAAGTCAGAATGCCAACTTTCAAGATGTCATCAAGACACAATCACCGTCTACTCCCTGCGTCGCACGGGGAAGGAGTTCTAAATTTGCTTTCTGGATTTGCCACTTGTCCTGGCTTGTTTTATACTACACCCGCCGCCGATGGGATATTATCTCGCATTAGAATACCAGGTGGAATTATTAGCACTCAGCAGTGCCATGCGATCGCAGACATAGCAGAGCAGTACGGTGGCGGCTATGTGGATGTGACTAATCGAGCTAACCTACAAGTCCGCGAGATCCGCACGGGGATAAATGCTGAGGTTTTGAAGCATTTACAGGTTATGGGATTGGGTTCTCACAATTCTGTTGTAGACCATATCCGTAATATTATGACCAGCCCAACTGCTGGTATCGATCCGCAAGAATTAATCGACACTCGCCCTTTTGTCGAAGATTGGGATAATTATATTGCCGCACATCCGGCGCTTTCAGGACTATCGGCAAAATTTAGCGTTTGCTTTGATGGCGGTGGAATAATTCGCGTGTGCGATCGCTTGAATGATATCCTATTTGCTGCTGTCTTAGTCAATGCTGATGTTTACTTCCGCCTTTATCTCAGTGTCGGCGCAAAGGGCCAACCGCCTAGCGATATGGGGATTTTGTTAACACCAAAGCAATGTTTACCTGTCTTGGCAGCTTTGACAGAGGTCTATCTAGCTCATACTAATACTACAAATAAGCGGCGGCTACGTCTCTTAGAGTTATTGAACACTTTGGGTTGTGAAAATTATCTCCAAGAAGTTCAGCAACGTTTACCTTTCCCGCTTTTGGACGGTGAAACGGGAAAATACCTAACCCCCCAACCCCTAAAGGAATTCTCTACTATTTTGCCAGGAGAGGGCAAGTATCAGCATATTGGTATCCATCCCCAACGTCAGCGAGGCTTATTTTATATTGGTATCGTATTACCTCTGGGACGATTGGAAAGTACACAGATGAAGGGTTTAGCAAATTTAGCAGCAAAATATGGTAGCGGCACTCTTCGGTTAACTCCCTGGCAAAATTTGCTGATTGCAGACATTCCTCAGCAATGGGTTGATGATGTCCAAAGTAAAATCGCTTTTTTAGGATTAGATTTCTCTGCAACTAACATTAAGAGTGCATTAGTTGCCTGTTCGGGAAACAAGGGTTGTGCTTCTTCTGCCACAGACACTAAAAGTCATGCGTTGGCATTAGCTGAATATCTGGAAACTCGCCTTACTCTGGATTGCCCAGTTAATATCCACTTCAGTGGCTGCGAAAAATCCTGCGCCCAGCATAGCAAGAGTGATATTACTCTGCTCGGTGTCAACTTTGAGGCTGACGGTGGAATTGTAGAAGGCTATCACGTTTATGTTGGTGACAGCAAGCAGAAATTTGGACGGGAAATATATCAATATGTGACTTTTACCGAACTACCTGCATTAATAGAGCGGATGCTATATGTATATAAAATTCAACGCTTAAATCCCAATGAATCTTTTGGGGAATTTAGCAATCGATGTGCGATCGCTCAATTACAACTCTGATTCAATAAACACTTAGGTTCCCTTCTCAAGTCAATCCAAAATCTAAAATCCCAAATCGAATGCCCGACTACATCCGAGATGCCAACGAAATTTACCGTAATTCTTTTGCAATCATCCGGTCAGAAGCGAATTTAGATGTCCTGCCACCAGATGTAGCAAAAGTTGCCGTGCGTCTCATTCATGCCTGTGGGATGACGGATATTGTTACTGACTTGGGATATTCACCAACAGCAGTACAATCTGCAAGGGCAGCCTTAGCAGAGGGAGCGCCAATTCTATGCGATTGCCGGATGGTTGCCGATGGCGTTACCAGACGACGGTTATCTGCAAACAATCAAGTTATCTGTACCCTCAACGAGCCAGAAGTACCAGAAATTGCTAAAAAGATGGGTACTACAAGGTCGGCAGCAGCTTTGGAATTATGGCGATCGCACCTGGAAGGATCGGTAATCGCAATTGGGAATGCGCCCACAGCCCTATTTAGACTGTTAGAAATGCTCGATGAAGGAGCTACTAAACCTGCGATTATTTTAGGCTTCCCAGTTGGATTTGTCGGTGCAGCCGAATCGAAAGCAGCATTGGCGGCAGATAGCAGAAATGTACCATTTTTAACCTTACATGGTCGGCGCGGTGGAAGTGCGATCGCAGCAGCAGCAGTTAACGCCCTGGCAACGGAGGAAGAATGAATATGAAAACCAAAGGTCGTCTCTATGGAATTGGTGTTGGCCCAGGCGATCCAGAACTATTGACTTTGAAAGCGCTGCGGCTATTACGTGCGGCTCCTGTGGTAGCTTATCAATCAGCCACAGGTAAAGAGAGTATCGCTAGAGCGATCGTGGCGCAATATCTTCCTGGCAATCAAATCGAGGTGTTATATCATCTCCCCCGCGCTTTGGAACCAGAAAAGGCCAAGTCTATTTACGATAAAGAAATTGAACCAATCGCCGAACATTTAGCAGCAGGTCGAGATGTGGTGGTGTTGTGCGAGGGCGATCCATTTTTCTATGGCTCGTTCATGTACCTATTCACACGATTATCTGACCAGTACCAAACAGAAGTTGTCCCCGGAGTTTCCTCGCTGATGGCTTGTCCGGTAGCTTTGGGCGTACCTTTCACTTACTACACCGATATTCTCACAGTCTTACCCGCCCCATTGCCAGCAGAAGAACTAACTACACATCTGTTGATAACTGATGCAGCAGCAATTATGAAGCTAGGTCGTCACTTTACCAAAGTCCGGGATATTCTGCATAAATTAGGGCTAGCATCACGAGCAAGATATATTGAGCGGGCATCAACGTCGCAGCAACGAATTATACCCCTGGATGAAGTCGATCCAGATAAAGTACCCTATTTCTCAATGATTGTAATCCCAACTAAAAATCGATTGTAAAATTTTCTGCCCCCCTGCTCCCTCATAGCCCTGCAAACCACTCATATCCTTGATCCTCCCAATAACCTTTAAGAGGTAACAAATTGCTGACAAATGTAATTTGAGTTACCCACTTGCTTTGTTTGTAGCCCAGTTTAACTGGGGATGCTAGACGCATAGGCGCACCATTATCAACTGATAAAGGTTGTCCATTCTTTTGATAAGCCATCAGCGTTTGCGGATGGACAGCAGAAGCAAGATCCCAACTTTCATAATAGCCATCAGCAGATTTAAAGTAGACATAACGGACATTTGACTTAGGCTGTACCAGCGCTACCAAGTCTCGCAATCGCACACCTCCCCATTGAACGATCGCAGCCCAGCCTTCAACACAGACATGGCGAATTACCATTGAAGTTAAGGGAAGTTTTTCAATATCCCCCATACTCAATTGCATCGGGTTGCTAACCTCGCCATCAATCTTCAGGCGAAATTGTGCCGGATCGATTTGCGGCGTGAAATCAAAGGTATTAACCAGCAATTTGTCCGCTTCTATGGCACTTACAGCAAATTCTGGAACTGGTTTCTGACTTAACAGGAGTGCTTCTAGACGTTGGTTTAGCGGCTCAGATATTTGCCGCAGATTATCTGAGAACAAATTTGTCCCACAGCCACCTAAAAGAAAACCTACCCCTGAAAGTCCAGATACTTGGAGTAATCGACGACGGGATAGGGTGCGTTTGGGAAGAATCAGACTCATAAGACCTCTACAGGAACATAGACTTAACTAGACGGATGCTTCCTACCTTCAGGGCAAGTAAGGAATGAGCAATTGTAAACAGTATGACTGTAGGAACAGTAATAAAGTGAACAGTGCGGAGAGTTTGCCAACTACCAAACAGCCCCGAAAGCCAATGCAATTGGGCAGGTTTGTACATCGCCAGACCACTCAAAATTGCCAGCAGCAACACGGGAATGATAGCAGTATAAACTAGCCGATGCCATGCGTAATTTTTGCGCTTTGGGTTCTGGCTGACTTGCAATGCTTTTAAATCACCCCCATCGGCAAAGCGACGCTGCCAACGACGAGTTACAAAGATATAGATTCCATACCAAAGTAAGTTTAGCGAAAACAGCCACATAGCAGCAAAATGACAGTGTCTGCCACCGCCTAGCCAACCTCCCAGCAAGATAAAGTCAGGAAATTGCCAACCTGCACGCCCGCCAAATACTGGATTAGCATTATATATTTGCAATCCGCTACCAATCATCAAGATGAGACTGATGATGTTAATCCAGTGAAAGGTCTTTGAGAGGAAAGTCTGACTTGGTGTTGAGCGGGATTTA
Protein-coding sequences here:
- the ilvD gene encoding dihydroxy-acid dehydratase, which codes for MSENLRSQVVTQGVQRSPNRAMLRAVGFKDEDFNKAIVGIANGYSTITPCNMGINKLALIAEAGIKSAGAMPQIFGTITISDGISMGTEGMKYSLVSREVIADSIETACTGQSMDGVLAIGGCDKNMPGAMIAMARMNIPAIFVYGGTIKPGHYNGRDLTVVSSFEAVGQHSAGKIDDKELLEVESRACPGAGSCGGMFTANTMSSAFEAMGMSLPYSSTMAAEDAEKADSAEKSAFVLVEAIRKQILPRQIITRKSIENAISVIMAVGGSTNAVLHFLAIARAADVELTLDDFETIRARVPVLCDLKPSGKYVATDLHKAGGIPQVMKMLLVHGLLDGDSLTISGQTIAEILADIPEEPSANQDVIRPWNNPMYPQGHLAILRGNLATEGAVAKITGVKKPVITGPARVFESEEASLDAILAGKIQAGDILIIRYEGPKGGPGMREMLAPTSAIIGAGLGDAVALITDGRFSGGTYGMVVGHVAPEAAVGGAIALVEEGDSITIDAPARLLQLNISEEELARRRANWQPPVPRYTKGVLAKYAKLVSSSSLGAVTDLDLFNN
- a CDS encoding LysR family transcriptional regulator, encoding MELRHLRYFIAVAEELHFSKAAERLHIAQPPLSQQIQQLEAELGVELFQRKTKRQVQLTEAGQVFLQEAYQLFAQLSKAIDLTQRTGRGEKGQLRVGFTSLVTYDLLPVILRRFREQFPEVELVLQELTTTQQEQALFNRRIHVGFAHPPLEDNTFNQECIQQEGLIVAFLETHLLARQENISVRSLLNENFIMFPRYLGPGLYDQILSLCQQGNFSPKVTQEAIQMQTIIGLVSAGMGIAIVPSSLQNLQRAGVVYRTLEEKTPLVETAVVWRQEDMTPVLREFLQIVRSVCG
- a CDS encoding thiol-disulfide oxidoreductase DCC family protein, with amino-acid sequence MNYYVIYDGNCNLCVTLVQLLETLDKGKLFRYAPMQDEQTLLQWGITAQDCEQGVILIDGNEPQRRWQGSNAAEEIGRLLPVGSIFVDAYRALPGMKWAGDRFYEQIRDNRYTIFGKRSSTYESGYCADGNCKESKR
- the cobG gene encoding precorrin-3B synthase, with amino-acid sequence MLSGFATCPGLFYTTPAADGILSRIRIPGGIISTQQCHAIADIAEQYGGGYVDVTNRANLQVREIRTGINAEVLKHLQVMGLGSHNSVVDHIRNIMTSPTAGIDPQELIDTRPFVEDWDNYIAAHPALSGLSAKFSVCFDGGGIIRVCDRLNDILFAAVLVNADVYFRLYLSVGAKGQPPSDMGILLTPKQCLPVLAALTEVYLAHTNTTNKRRLRLLELLNTLGCENYLQEVQQRLPFPLLDGETGKYLTPQPLKEFSTILPGEGKYQHIGIHPQRQRGLFYIGIVLPLGRLESTQMKGLANLAAKYGSGTLRLTPWQNLLIADIPQQWVDDVQSKIAFLGLDFSATNIKSALVACSGNKGCASSATDTKSHALALAEYLETRLTLDCPVNIHFSGCEKSCAQHSKSDITLLGVNFEADGGIVEGYHVYVGDSKQKFGREIYQYVTFTELPALIERMLYVYKIQRLNPNESFGEFSNRCAIAQLQL
- a CDS encoding precorrin-8X methylmutase — its product is MPDYIRDANEIYRNSFAIIRSEANLDVLPPDVAKVAVRLIHACGMTDIVTDLGYSPTAVQSARAALAEGAPILCDCRMVADGVTRRRLSANNQVICTLNEPEVPEIAKKMGTTRSAAALELWRSHLEGSVIAIGNAPTALFRLLEMLDEGATKPAIILGFPVGFVGAAESKAALAADSRNVPFLTLHGRRGGSAIAAAAVNALATEEE
- a CDS encoding precorrin-2 C(20)-methyltransferase — translated: MKTKGRLYGIGVGPGDPELLTLKALRLLRAAPVVAYQSATGKESIARAIVAQYLPGNQIEVLYHLPRALEPEKAKSIYDKEIEPIAEHLAAGRDVVVLCEGDPFFYGSFMYLFTRLSDQYQTEVVPGVSSLMACPVALGVPFTYYTDILTVLPAPLPAEELTTHLLITDAAAIMKLGRHFTKVRDILHKLGLASRARYIERASTSQQRIIPLDEVDPDKVPYFSMIVIPTKNRL
- a CDS encoding molybdopterin-dependent oxidoreductase, with amino-acid sequence MSLILPKRTLSRRRLLQVSGLSGVGFLLGGCGTNLFSDNLRQISEPLNQRLEALLLSQKPVPEFAVSAIEADKLLVNTFDFTPQIDPAQFRLKIDGEVSNPMQLSMGDIEKLPLTSMVIRHVCVEGWAAIVQWGGVRLRDLVALVQPKSNVRYVYFKSADGYYESWDLASAVHPQTLMAYQKNGQPLSVDNGAPMRLASPVKLGYKQSKWVTQITFVSNLLPLKGYWEDQGYEWFAGL
- a CDS encoding cytochrome b/b6 domain-containing protein; the encoded protein is MISSKRKSRSTPSQTFLSKTFHWINIISLILMIGSGLQIYNANPVFGGRAGWQFPDFILLGGWLGGGRHCHFAAMWLFSLNLLWYGIYIFVTRRWQRRFADGGDLKALQVSQNPKRKNYAWHRLVYTAIIPVLLLAILSGLAMYKPAQLHWLSGLFGSWQTLRTVHFITVPTVILFTIAHSLLALKVGSIRLVKSMFL